The following proteins come from a genomic window of Ilumatobacter coccineus YM16-304:
- a CDS encoding SPFH domain-containing protein, with the protein MGSVLAAAAIVVIVVVIVIFVVALLVSRLFRKVPQGQALVVSKWRSVVVTFTGQIVIPVIHKAEIMDISVKNIQIERRGKGNGLICKDNIRADISVEFFVKVDPTEQAVKKVAQAIGCDRASDIATLNTLFAAKFSEALKTVGKKFDFESLYTDRDSFRDEIVEIIGKDLNGYVLEDVAIDYLEQTPLADFDPDNILDADGIRKITERTAIQHIETNKAEQLEREETTRRTVDADKAVFEMERDRAEAEARQQQEIRTVQAQADSEAKLVEETERKRAEEARLQAEQGIGVANENKDREVAIAGLNRERVVKVESENIERDRLLAVTGRETAVAEANKEKEERARELADVARGRVEADLGVAEKEEAIATLRVVEDAQRRADAEIRTAEGTAQALFVGTVKEAEAARQAATSEAERATILARANADAAQQDSLASQRRAEGKQAEQAADGLATVQVERERAEAIRATGLAEVEVKQADASAVEALGAAEGAATKARLEGEGQGLQAKAEGVGAMTAAGQDHEEFRLQLETDRDVALASVQAKADVAKSAAAALGESLSHADMTIVSDEGIVERILSAAGHGQAIDGFVNSSSGASKMLAPYLDGEANIVQDVAAGVGGIGAAGIRDLTLAEFVARLGGRIGDSDGASALIDQLKSAVESSGLADQSVSNVIDTDPK; encoded by the coding sequence ATGGGTAGCGTCCTCGCCGCCGCAGCGATCGTCGTGATCGTGGTCGTCATCGTCATCTTCGTCGTCGCGCTGTTGGTGTCACGATTGTTCCGCAAGGTCCCACAGGGCCAGGCGCTCGTCGTGTCGAAGTGGCGCTCCGTCGTGGTCACCTTCACCGGCCAGATCGTCATTCCGGTCATCCATAAAGCCGAGATCATGGACATCTCGGTCAAGAACATCCAGATCGAGCGCCGCGGCAAAGGCAACGGTCTGATCTGCAAAGACAACATCCGCGCCGACATCTCGGTCGAGTTCTTCGTCAAGGTCGATCCGACCGAGCAGGCCGTCAAGAAGGTCGCCCAGGCCATCGGGTGCGACCGAGCGTCCGACATCGCCACGCTCAACACGCTGTTCGCCGCCAAGTTCTCCGAAGCGCTCAAGACCGTCGGCAAGAAGTTCGACTTCGAATCGCTCTACACCGACCGCGACAGCTTCCGCGACGAGATCGTCGAGATCATCGGCAAGGACCTCAACGGCTACGTCCTCGAAGACGTCGCGATCGACTACCTCGAGCAGACGCCGCTCGCCGACTTCGATCCCGACAACATCCTCGACGCCGACGGCATCCGCAAGATCACCGAGCGAACCGCCATCCAGCACATCGAGACCAACAAGGCCGAGCAGCTCGAGCGTGAAGAGACCACGCGCCGCACGGTCGATGCCGACAAGGCCGTGTTCGAGATGGAGCGCGATCGTGCCGAGGCCGAGGCCCGCCAGCAGCAGGAGATCCGCACCGTCCAGGCCCAGGCCGACTCCGAAGCGAAACTGGTCGAGGAGACCGAGCGCAAGCGTGCCGAAGAGGCTCGCCTCCAGGCCGAGCAGGGCATCGGCGTGGCCAACGAGAACAAGGACCGCGAGGTCGCGATCGCCGGGTTGAACCGCGAACGCGTGGTGAAGGTCGAGTCGGAGAACATCGAGCGCGACCGCTTGCTCGCCGTGACCGGCCGTGAGACCGCCGTCGCCGAAGCCAACAAGGAGAAGGAGGAGCGAGCCCGCGAGCTCGCCGACGTCGCACGGGGTCGCGTCGAAGCCGATCTCGGCGTCGCCGAGAAGGAAGAAGCCATCGCCACACTGCGCGTCGTCGAAGACGCTCAGCGCCGAGCCGACGCCGAGATCCGCACCGCCGAAGGGACCGCGCAGGCACTGTTCGTCGGCACGGTCAAGGAGGCAGAGGCCGCCCGCCAGGCCGCCACGTCGGAAGCCGAGCGGGCCACGATTCTCGCCCGAGCCAACGCCGACGCCGCCCAACAGGACTCGCTCGCCTCCCAGCGTCGCGCCGAAGGCAAGCAGGCCGAGCAGGCCGCCGACGGTTTGGCGACCGTGCAGGTCGAGCGCGAGCGTGCCGAGGCGATCCGGGCGACCGGCCTGGCCGAGGTCGAGGTCAAGCAGGCCGACGCCAGCGCCGTCGAAGCACTCGGCGCCGCAGAGGGTGCCGCCACCAAGGCCCGCCTCGAAGGCGAAGGCCAGGGTCTGCAGGCCAAGGCCGAAGGTGTCGGCGCGATGACCGCCGCCGGCCAAGACCACGAGGAGTTCCGCCTGCAGCTCGAGACCGACCGCGACGTCGCGTTGGCCAGCGTCCAGGCGAAGGCCGACGTCGCCAAGTCGGCGGCTGCGGCACTCGGCGAGTCGCTGTCGCACGCCGACATGACCATCGTGTCCGACGAGGGCATCGTCGAACGCATCCTCTCGGCCGCCGGGCACGGCCAGGCGATCGACGGATTCGTCAACTCGAGCAGCGGCGCTTCGAAGATGCTGGCGCCATACCTCGACGGCGAGGCCAACATCGTCCAAGACGTCGCCGCTGGCGTCGGTGGCATCGGTGCCGCCGGCATCCGCGACCTCACGCTCGCGGAGTTCGTCGCTCGACTCGGCGGACGCATCGGCGACAGCGACGGAGCGTCGGCGCTGATCGATCAACTCAAGTCGGCCGTCGAATCGAGCGGCTTGGCCGACCAGTCGGTCAGCAACGTCATCGACACCGACCCCAAATGA